In Clostridium sp. DL-VIII, the following proteins share a genomic window:
- a CDS encoding DUF488 domain-containing protein, producing the protein MEIYTIGHSNYPVEKLIDMLKYYNINCVVDIRGIPYSKYNVQYNKETIAETLKREGFIYIYMAKEFAANRENKISYNKEGYSDFEKVAKEQEFLNGIERLKIGCKKGYNIAVLGAMQDPIRCHRSILVGRFLRKDGFNVKHILDDYTLASQENIEESILNKYFSNRNQLTIDSLLGNSMSEEEMIEEGYRLANKEIGWRVENLK; encoded by the coding sequence ATGGAGATATATACGATTGGTCATTCAAATTATCCAGTAGAAAAACTTATTGATATGCTAAAGTATTACAATATCAACTGTGTTGTAGATATTAGAGGAATTCCTTATTCAAAATATAATGTTCAGTATAATAAAGAAACCATAGCTGAAACTTTAAAAAGAGAAGGATTTATATACATATATATGGCAAAAGAATTTGCGGCAAATAGAGAAAATAAAATATCTTATAATAAAGAAGGGTATTCAGATTTTGAAAAGGTAGCTAAAGAGCAGGAATTTTTAAATGGTATTGAAAGATTAAAGATAGGATGCAAAAAAGGGTATAATATAGCAGTTCTTGGTGCTATGCAGGATCCGATAAGGTGCCATAGAAGTATATTAGTTGGGCGTTTCTTAAGAAAAGATGGATTTAATGTTAAGCATATTTTAGATGATTATACACTTGCATCTCAGGAAAATATAGAAGAAAGTATCCTAAACAAATATTTCAGTAATAGAAACCAATTAACTATTGACAGTCTCCTTGGAAATTCAATGAGTGAAGAAGAAATGATTGAAGAGGGATATAGATTAGCTAATAAGGAAATTGGATGGAGAGTTGAAAATTTAAAATAA
- a CDS encoding L,D-transpeptidase, which translates to MKILSKIFKSKRDDKKNSRADDAKQNASTSNYVNKNNISSTTEYLILVNLRSFKVNIYKGSTNKWNLIHSYICTIGKNSTPTPKGTFTVGIKGLYFGVSKGYKCWYYTQFKGNYLFHSIIYNLDGSIRDGRLGMKLSDGCIRLSKENAKWIYDNVPRGTKVIIN; encoded by the coding sequence ATGAAAATTTTATCTAAGATATTTAAAAGTAAAAGAGATGATAAGAAAAATAGTAGAGCAGATGATGCTAAACAAAATGCCAGTACTTCTAATTATGTAAATAAAAATAATATTTCAAGTACAACCGAATATTTGATTTTGGTCAATCTTAGGAGTTTTAAAGTAAATATTTATAAGGGCAGTACAAATAAATGGAATCTAATTCACAGCTATATATGTACAATAGGAAAAAATTCAACACCAACGCCAAAGGGAACATTTACCGTTGGAATAAAAGGTCTTTATTTTGGAGTAAGTAAGGGGTATAAATGCTGGTATTATACGCAATTTAAAGGAAATTATTTATTTCATTCAATAATATACAATCTGGATGGATCTATAAGAGATGGAAGACTTGGTATGAAATTATCAGATGGATGCATCAGGTTATCTAAAGAAAATGCCAAATGGATTTACGATAATGTCCCCAGGGGAACTAAAGTGATTATAAACTAA
- a CDS encoding GNAT family N-acetyltransferase has product MLNHTANKILLNDFLLNVDMLECIRRGSAEILFASDGSVLLIDIPSQIYMLSSQSHKIAEHLISKISANAEIIVSHDKFSYELLAKKFKFNNTMICYNTVYTNHTPLESKNSTVNIKILTLGYKDIIMKYYSKAEIIEEGYIEDRLKSKVMFGAFINDDLCGFIGSHTEGSIGMLEVIPNYRGKGIGAALQIAATNSALANGRYPYGQVIEDNLASAALQKKLGFELSKNKVYWLMK; this is encoded by the coding sequence ATGCTTAATCATACAGCTAATAAAATATTACTTAATGACTTTTTACTAAATGTAGATATGCTTGAATGCATCCGCAGAGGCAGTGCTGAAATTTTATTTGCTTCAGACGGAAGTGTTTTATTAATTGACATCCCATCTCAAATATATATGCTTTCTAGCCAAAGTCATAAAATAGCAGAACATCTAATTTCTAAAATTTCTGCTAATGCTGAAATCATTGTTTCCCATGATAAATTTTCTTATGAGTTATTGGCTAAAAAGTTTAAGTTTAATAACACCATGATTTGTTATAACACTGTTTATACAAATCATACACCATTAGAATCAAAAAATTCTACTGTGAATATTAAAATCCTGACTCTAGGATATAAAGACATTATAATGAAGTATTATTCTAAGGCAGAAATTATTGAAGAAGGTTATATTGAGGATAGATTAAAATCAAAAGTTATGTTTGGTGCCTTCATTAATGATGATCTGTGTGGTTTCATTGGAAGTCACACAGAAGGTTCTATCGGAATGTTAGAAGTTATTCCTAATTATCGAGGAAAAGGAATTGGAGCAGCCTTGCAGATAGCAGCCACTAATAGTGCTTTAGCAAATGGAAGATATCCTTACGGACAAGTTATTGAAGATAATCTTGCTTCAGCTGCTTTACAAAAAAAGCTTGGTTTTGAATTGTCAAAAAATAAAGTCTATTGGCTTATGAAATAA
- a CDS encoding MmcQ/YjbR family DNA-binding protein, with translation MDYRWLDDYCLSKKGAEKDFKEEWNATRYLVRGKMFVMQGGDKNGTPIITIKCEPSFGRFLRDEYEEIIPGYYMNKVHWNSVYIGGKVPDEVVKQMIDMSYRLIVASFSKKIQREIIEE, from the coding sequence ATGGATTATAGATGGCTTGATGATTACTGCTTAAGTAAAAAAGGTGCAGAAAAGGATTTTAAAGAAGAATGGAATGCTACTAGATATCTTGTAAGAGGAAAGATGTTTGTTATGCAAGGGGGAGATAAGAACGGTACACCAATAATAACAATAAAATGTGAGCCGAGTTTCGGAAGGTTTTTGAGAGATGAATATGAAGAAATTATTCCAGGATATTATATGAATAAGGTACATTGGAATTCAGTATATATAGGTGGAAAGGTACCAGATGAAGTAGTAAAACAGATGATAGATATGTCGTATAGATTAATTGTAGCTTCTTTTAGTAAAAAAATTCAAAGAGAAATCATCGAAGAATAA
- a CDS encoding NAD-dependent malic enzyme, with the protein MRNLKGQELLRNPFLNKGTAFTEEERKKYDLVGLLPNAVRTIEEQEKVIYERTKSFEDNLEKHLFLMNLYDTNRTLFYYVLGKHVTELLPVIYTPTIGDAVINYSRKYDTPKDAVFLSVDNIGDIRKAIEASLGDLDEIKLIVVTDGEGVLGIGDWGVQGVDISIGKLAVYTVAAGINPKNVLPVVIDAGTNNEKLLNDPLYLGNKHKRIVGEKYDDFIEEFVKVSMELFPEVLLHWEDFGRGNASRILEKYRDKICTFNDDIQGTGVMMVSALNAVAKVTNIPVKEHRVLVFGGGTAGIGVSDQILLEKVRSGLSEEEAKKHFYIVDRYGLVTEDMEGLTEGQKKYARGKDEFKAPLTDLAQIVEEVKPTVLIGTSGVPGAFTEAVVKNMAKVNDRPAIMPISNPTKLCEAKAEDIIKWSDGRALVVTGSPSDPVEYKGVTYKIGQANNALLYPGLGFGIIVAKAKTVTDSMLSAAAHGIASLQDLSKPGAAMLPPVARLREASKLVATAVVKQAIKDGVNRAAVTEEKAMEAIERDIWEPKYMDYSEN; encoded by the coding sequence ATGAGAAACTTAAAGGGACAGGAATTATTAAGAAATCCATTTTTAAATAAAGGAACAGCATTTACTGAAGAAGAGAGAAAAAAATATGATCTTGTAGGTCTGTTGCCTAATGCAGTAAGAACTATTGAGGAACAAGAAAAAGTAATTTATGAAAGAACTAAATCATTTGAAGATAACCTTGAAAAGCATCTTTTTTTGATGAATTTATATGATACAAATCGTACATTATTTTATTATGTTTTAGGTAAACATGTTACAGAATTACTTCCTGTAATCTATACTCCAACAATAGGAGATGCAGTTATAAATTACTCAAGAAAATATGATACTCCAAAAGATGCAGTATTCCTTTCAGTAGATAATATTGGAGATATAAGAAAAGCAATAGAAGCTTCATTAGGTGATCTTGATGAAATAAAGCTTATAGTTGTAACTGATGGAGAAGGAGTACTTGGAATAGGAGACTGGGGAGTACAAGGTGTTGACATTTCTATTGGAAAACTTGCTGTTTATACCGTTGCAGCGGGAATTAATCCAAAGAATGTGCTTCCAGTTGTAATAGATGCAGGAACTAATAATGAAAAACTTTTAAATGATCCATTATACTTAGGAAATAAGCATAAAAGAATTGTTGGTGAAAAATATGATGATTTTATAGAAGAGTTTGTTAAAGTTTCTATGGAATTATTCCCAGAAGTACTTCTTCATTGGGAGGACTTTGGACGAGGGAATGCAAGTAGAATTCTTGAGAAATATAGAGATAAAATATGTACATTTAATGATGACATCCAAGGAACAGGAGTAATGATGGTTTCTGCATTAAATGCAGTAGCTAAAGTTACAAACATTCCAGTAAAGGAACATAGAGTTTTAGTATTTGGTGGTGGTACTGCTGGTATTGGGGTATCAGATCAGATTTTATTAGAAAAAGTAAGAAGTGGACTTAGTGAAGAAGAAGCTAAAAAACATTTCTATATTGTAGATAGATATGGGCTTGTCACAGAGGATATGGAAGGGCTGACTGAAGGTCAAAAGAAATATGCTCGTGGAAAAGACGAATTTAAAGCTCCACTAACAGATTTAGCACAAATCGTAGAAGAAGTAAAGCCTACAGTTCTTATAGGAACTTCTGGAGTTCCGGGAGCGTTCACAGAAGCAGTGGTTAAGAATATGGCTAAGGTAAATGATAGACCTGCAATTATGCCGATATCAAATCCAACAAAGCTTTGTGAAGCAAAAGCAGAAGATATAATAAAATGGAGTGATGGTAGAGCGCTAGTTGTTACAGGAAGTCCATCTGACCCAGTTGAATATAAAGGAGTGACATATAAGATAGGTCAAGCGAATAATGCATTGCTTTACCCAGGATTAGGTTTTGGAATAATTGTTGCAAAGGCAAAGACAGTTACAGATAGCATGTTATCAGCTGCCGCGCATGGAATTGCATCACTTCAGGATCTATCTAAGCCTGGAGCAGCTATGCTTCCACCAGTAGCAAGACTTAGAGAAGCATCAAAACTTGTAGCAACAGCGGTTGTAAAGCAGGCAATAAAAGATGGTGTAAATAGAGCAGCTGTTACAGAAGAAAAGGCCATGGAAGCGATTGAAAGAGATATATGGGAACCAAAATATATGGATTATAGTGAAAACTAG
- a CDS encoding LysR family transcriptional regulator: MNLKDMEYFYYLCKLKSFTKTAEKLYVSQPSITMALKRIEKELNTKLVIRNHSEKQIELTEAGMILKKHTQNIIEEIKEIKLEISKVSGGNIKLGVPPMIGAYFFPTIMEELVKQGYARNIELVEKGSVTMKELLLTNEVDMSLIGSLSPLKEENLEAKILKVDEFKVCMSQSHVLAKKIKIDFKDLLNEQFIVLGNSYIHNEVLEKLCTENNMSMKNFYYTEEIQTAKSLIASGLGIGIMIDMAVNNIKTIKTVPLLKPIKFYISFASKKDRYLTFNEEKIKEIILNNSNKTEYIFNE; encoded by the coding sequence ATGAATCTTAAAGATATGGAGTATTTTTATTATTTATGCAAGCTTAAGAGTTTTACAAAAACAGCAGAAAAGCTTTATGTTTCTCAACCTTCAATAACGATGGCGCTAAAGAGGATTGAAAAAGAATTAAATACAAAGCTTGTTATAAGAAATCATTCTGAAAAGCAGATTGAATTAACAGAAGCTGGAATGATATTAAAAAAACATACTCAAAATATTATTGAGGAAATTAAGGAGATAAAATTAGAGATATCTAAAGTAAGTGGTGGGAATATAAAATTAGGAGTACCACCCATGATAGGCGCATATTTTTTTCCGACAATTATGGAAGAATTGGTTAAACAAGGGTATGCAAGAAATATTGAACTTGTTGAGAAGGGTTCTGTAACCATGAAAGAATTGTTATTAACTAATGAAGTTGATATGTCTCTTATAGGTTCATTGTCTCCATTGAAGGAAGAAAATTTAGAAGCTAAGATTCTAAAAGTAGATGAATTTAAAGTTTGTATGAGTCAAAGTCATGTACTTGCTAAAAAAATAAAAATAGATTTTAAAGATCTTTTAAATGAGCAATTCATAGTTCTAGGAAATTCATATATACATAATGAAGTACTTGAAAAACTTTGCACTGAAAACAATATGTCTATGAAAAATTTTTACTATACAGAAGAAATACAAACAGCAAAATCTCTTATTGCTTCTGGACTTGGAATTGGAATAATGATTGATATGGCAGTCAATAATATAAAAACAATAAAAACAGTACCACTTTTGAAGCCAATAAAATTTTATATTTCATTTGCATCAAAGAAAGATAGATATCTTACTTTTAATGAGGAAAAAATAAAAGAGATAATTCTAAATAATTCTAATAAGACGGAGTATATATTTAATGAGTAA
- a CDS encoding radical SAM protein translates to MSKFKKIYIEITNVCNLSCNFCPKTSRELKFMDENNFEYIIKSIRPYTDYVYFHLMGEPFINKKLEQFLNISKENELKVNITTNGTLIKDVKDVLLNSPALRQVNISLHSFEANEDNMNFNKYIENILDFVKEATEKTDVICSLRLWNLDTKYVASNNMNIDIFKLLENEFKLEEDLRSSLKEKNSFKLRKNLYLSMGEKFNWPSLKIEELGERAFCYGLRDHIGILVDGTVVPCCLDGEGSIALGNIFEDTLEEILNSKRAKDIYEGFSRRQAVEELCKRCGFINRVR, encoded by the coding sequence ATGAGTAAGTTTAAGAAAATTTATATAGAAATAACTAATGTATGCAATTTAAGCTGCAATTTTTGCCCAAAAACATCTAGAGAATTAAAGTTTATGGATGAAAATAATTTTGAGTATATTATAAAAAGCATAAGGCCTTATACAGATTATGTTTATTTTCATTTGATGGGGGAACCATTTATAAATAAGAAGCTAGAACAATTTTTGAATATAAGTAAAGAAAATGAGTTAAAGGTCAATATAACTACTAATGGTACATTAATAAAGGATGTAAAGGATGTATTGTTAAATTCTCCAGCACTCAGACAGGTCAATATTTCCTTACATAGTTTTGAAGCTAATGAAGATAACATGAATTTTAATAAATATATAGAGAATATACTTGATTTCGTAAAAGAAGCTACAGAAAAAACTGATGTGATTTGTTCTCTCAGGTTATGGAACTTAGATACAAAATATGTAGCAAGTAATAATATGAATATAGATATTTTCAAATTGCTTGAAAATGAATTTAAGCTCGAGGAAGACTTAAGAAGCAGCTTGAAGGAAAAAAATAGCTTTAAGTTAAGAAAAAATCTATATCTTAGTATGGGAGAAAAGTTTAACTGGCCATCGCTTAAAATTGAAGAATTAGGTGAAAGAGCTTTTTGTTATGGACTTAGAGATCACATTGGAATATTGGTAGATGGAACTGTTGTGCCTTGTTGTCTAGACGGAGAAGGAAGTATAGCTTTGGGTAATATTTTTGAAGATACACTAGAAGAAATTTTAAATTCAAAGAGAGCTAAGGATATATATGAAGGATTTTCTAGAAGACAAGCAGTAGAAGAGTTATGCAAAAGATGCGGTTTTATAAATAGAGTAAGATAA
- the ruvA gene encoding Holliday junction branch migration protein RuvA, with amino-acid sequence MYEYIKGKYIGINKDYIIVENNGIGYKIFTSGATMSSMPKSGEEIMIYLEQIVREDFLGLYGFDSKEELEMFKLLLTVNGVGPKAALSLLSISRVNNLKYAIMTGDEKHICRGIGIGKKTAARIILELKDKLKPDELLDNTLDSGNKENENIMFASEALSALLALGYSEKEAEAALKKVDKNDSVENIIKNALKALMG; translated from the coding sequence ATGTACGAATACATTAAGGGGAAATATATAGGGATAAATAAAGACTATATAATAGTAGAGAATAATGGAATTGGATATAAGATTTTTACATCAGGTGCTACTATGTCCTCCATGCCGAAATCCGGAGAGGAAATTATGATTTACCTTGAACAAATAGTAAGGGAAGATTTCTTGGGACTATATGGATTTGATTCTAAGGAAGAATTAGAAATGTTTAAGTTACTTTTAACAGTTAATGGAGTGGGACCTAAAGCAGCATTATCGTTATTATCTATAAGCAGAGTAAATAATTTAAAGTATGCAATTATGACAGGTGATGAGAAACATATTTGCAGAGGAATTGGTATAGGTAAGAAAACAGCAGCTAGAATTATTTTAGAACTAAAAGATAAGCTAAAACCAGATGAATTATTAGATAATACTTTGGATTCAGGTAATAAGGAAAATGAAAATATCATGTTTGCATCAGAAGCATTAAGTGCTTTGCTTGCATTAGGTTATAGTGAGAAAGAAGCAGAAGCGGCACTTAAAAAAGTTGATAAAAATGATAGCGTGGAAAATATAATCAAGAATGCATTAAAAGCATTAATGGGATAA
- the ruvB gene encoding Holliday junction branch migration DNA helicase RuvB, whose protein sequence is MERIVNPAEMNEDSNSELSLRPQKINEYIGQDKVKERLDIFIKAAKQRKEALDHALLYGPPGLGKTTLANIIAKEMGGDLKVTSGPAIERAGDLAAILTTLKDYDVLFIDEIHRLNRTVEEILYPAMEDYALDIVIGKGAAAKSIRIDLPRFTLIGATTRIGMLTSPLRDRFGVLCAMEYYTDEQLKEIVTRSAAVFGCAITEEGSLEIARRSRGTPRIANRLLKRVRDYSEVKSNKLISLKEAREALELLEVDNKGFDRVDNKILEAIIDNFNGGPVGIETLSYFIGEELGTIEDVYEPYLLQQGFIIRTPRGRIASEKAYKHLGRENKSKNRDNKMQGSFFEAN, encoded by the coding sequence ATGGAAAGAATAGTTAATCCAGCTGAAATGAATGAAGATTCAAATTCAGAGCTTAGTTTAAGGCCTCAAAAGATAAATGAGTATATAGGACAAGATAAAGTAAAAGAACGATTAGATATATTCATTAAAGCAGCAAAACAAAGAAAAGAGGCTCTGGATCATGCACTTTTATATGGACCGCCAGGTCTTGGTAAAACTACTTTAGCTAATATTATTGCCAAGGAAATGGGAGGTGATTTGAAAGTAACCTCAGGCCCTGCTATAGAAAGAGCTGGGGATCTAGCTGCAATACTTACAACGTTAAAGGATTATGATGTTTTATTTATAGATGAAATTCATAGGTTAAATAGAACAGTAGAAGAAATATTGTATCCTGCAATGGAGGATTATGCATTAGATATAGTCATAGGTAAGGGAGCTGCTGCAAAATCAATAAGAATAGATCTTCCAAGATTTACGCTTATAGGAGCAACAACAAGGATAGGGATGCTTACCTCTCCACTTAGAGATAGATTTGGAGTGCTTTGTGCTATGGAATATTATACAGATGAGCAGCTTAAGGAGATAGTAACAAGAAGTGCTGCTGTATTTGGCTGTGCAATTACAGAAGAAGGATCACTTGAAATAGCGAGAAGGTCTAGAGGAACACCTAGAATTGCTAATAGGCTATTAAAAAGAGTCAGAGATTATTCAGAGGTAAAATCAAACAAATTAATATCGCTTAAAGAAGCGAGAGAAGCTCTGGAATTGTTAGAAGTAGATAATAAAGGTTTTGATAGGGTTGATAATAAGATATTAGAAGCTATAATTGATAATTTTAACGGTGGACCCGTTGGAATTGAAACATTATCATATTTTATTGGAGAAGAACTTGGAACTATTGAAGACGTATATGAACCTTATTTATTGCAGCAGGGATTTATTATAAGAACGCCAAGAGGCAGAATAGCAAGTGAAAAGGCATATAAACACCTTGGAAGAGAAAATAAATCAAAGAATAGGGATAATAAAATGCAGGGAAGTTTTTTTGAAGCTAATTAA
- the queA gene encoding tRNA preQ1(34) S-adenosylmethionine ribosyltransferase-isomerase QueA produces MDVKDFDFYLPEELIAQHPLKQRDSSRLMVLNKKTGEIKHKRFHDIIEYLNKGDTLVLNNTRVMPARLIGEKEGTGGKIEFLLLKRIEKDRWECLAKPGKSARVGRKFTFGEGKLKAEVVEVKEDGNRIVEFSYEGIFEEVLDSLGEMPLPPYIHERLEDKERYQTVYSKENGSAAAPTAGLHFTNDLLEEIKEKGVNIVYLTLHVGLGTFRPVKVENIEEHEMHSEFYMLSKESADIINETKKRGNSVISVGTTSTRTLETIGDENGFVKEQSGWTNIFIYPGYKFKIVDKLITNFHLPESTLIMLVSTLAGQDNVMNAYKEAVNEKYRFFSFGDAMFIS; encoded by the coding sequence ATGGACGTAAAAGATTTTGATTTTTATTTACCAGAGGAGTTAATAGCGCAACATCCTTTGAAGCAGAGAGATTCCTCAAGACTCATGGTTTTGAATAAGAAAACTGGAGAAATTAAGCATAAGAGGTTTCATGATATTATAGAGTATTTAAATAAAGGGGATACTTTAGTATTAAATAATACTAGAGTAATGCCGGCTAGATTGATTGGTGAGAAAGAAGGCACTGGTGGAAAAATAGAGTTCCTTTTGCTTAAGAGAATTGAAAAGGATAGATGGGAGTGCTTAGCAAAACCAGGAAAGTCGGCAAGGGTAGGAAGAAAGTTTACTTTTGGTGAAGGAAAGTTAAAAGCTGAGGTAGTAGAAGTTAAAGAAGATGGAAATAGAATAGTAGAATTTTCTTATGAAGGAATTTTTGAAGAAGTACTGGATTCATTAGGTGAGATGCCATTACCTCCATATATTCATGAGAGATTAGAAGATAAAGAAAGATATCAAACAGTATATTCAAAGGAAAATGGTTCTGCTGCAGCACCAACAGCAGGTCTTCATTTTACTAATGACCTATTAGAAGAAATAAAAGAAAAAGGTGTCAATATAGTATATTTGACTTTACATGTTGGACTTGGAACTTTTAGACCGGTAAAAGTTGAAAATATAGAGGAACATGAGATGCATTCCGAATTTTATATGTTATCAAAAGAGAGTGCAGATATAATAAATGAAACTAAAAAAAGAGGGAATTCCGTTATTTCAGTTGGAACAACATCCACAAGAACCTTAGAAACTATTGGTGACGAAAATGGATTTGTCAAAGAGCAGAGCGGATGGACTAACATTTTTATATATCCAGGATATAAATTTAAGATAGTGGATAAATTAATAACAAATTTCCATTTGCCAGAATCAACATTGATAATGCTTGTATCAACTTTAGCTGGTCAAGATAATGTTATGAATGCATATAAAGAAGCAGTAAATGAAAAATACAGATTTTTCTCATTTGGAGATGCAATGTTTATAAGTTAA